The following DNA comes from Deinobacterium chartae.
GGCTGCACGTCATCAGCACCTTGCAGATGGCCGTGGTGCAGTTCGCCGCCACTTTTGCCGTTCATGACTTTTCCAGCAGTCGCCTGGCCCTCGGCCTGATGTGGCTCGGGCTGCTGTTCGTCGCGCTGCCGCTGCGTTACGGGGTGCGGGCCCTCCTGATCCGTGCCGGCCGGTTTGGCCGGGCCGTCAGCATCATCGGGGCGGGGAAGACCGGCGAACTCACCGTCGCCTACTTGCAGCAGCACCCGGATTACGGCCTGCGCCCGGTCGCTGTGTACGACGACGACCCCTCGAGGCAGGGCCAGAGCCTGCTGGGCGTGCCCATCCTGGGGCCCCTCGAGCAGGCCGTGCTTGAACCCCTGACCTCGCACGCCATCATCTCGATTCCGGGGGCGCGCGCCGAGCGACAGAGCCAGATCATCAACTCGGTGCACTCGGCATACCCGATCACCTGGGCCACCCCGGATTTCTTTGGCGTGCCCAATCAGGCCCTGGTGCCCCACAGCATCGGTGCCCACGCGAGCCTCGAGATCAAGAACAACCTGCGCAGCCTGCGCTCGCGTCTGATCAAGCGGACCCTGGATATCGTGCTGGTCATCATCGGCGGTGTGCTGATCAGCCCGTTGCTGCTGCTGATCGTGCTGGCCATCCGCCTGGATAGCCCGGGTCCTGCGGTGTACCGGGCCCGCCGCATCGGCCGGGACGGTCGCGAGTTCTTCTGTCTGAAGTTCCGCAGCATGCACCGCGACGCCGACGCCAAGCTGCGGTCGCTCCTCGAGTCCCGGCCGGACCTGCGTGCCGAGTTCGAGGCGACCCACAAGCTCAAGGACGACCCCCGCGTGACCCGGGTCGGTGCTTTCTTGCGCAAGACCAGCCTGGACGAACTGCCCCAGCTGTGGAACGTGCTGGTAGGGGAGATGAGCCTGGTGGGGCCGCGCCCGATCGTGCAGGCCGAGGTGCCCAAGTACGGCAATGTCTACCGCATCTACAAGCAGGTGCGTCCAGGCATGACCGGCTACTGGCAGGCGAACGGTCGCAGCGACACCAGTTACCAGGAACGGGTCGAGATGGACGCGTTCTACGTGACCAACTGGACGCCGTGGTTGGACCTGATTCTGCTGCTGCAGACGGTGCGAGTTGTACTGTTGGGGAAGGGCGCTTACTGAGTTTCCAAAAATATCTCATCACCAGGGAGCTCAGACTAGGTGTTTCGGGCTCCAGCCAGAAATTTGCCCGTTCGGATCGTCTAGGTTACATCCATATAAGTCGAGAGAGATAAAGAGAGGTACGTGTTGAGTCTCCCCAGACAGAAGCTGATTCATCATGTTGTACGAGGTGCCGCTGCGCTGGGGGTTCGACAGATTCTGGTCATCGCGCTAAATGTCGCGGGCAGCGTTCTGCTGGCAAGATTACTGTCGCCGACGGAATACGGACTGTTCGCTGTTGTGACCTTTGTTTTGGTGTTTCTCACTGCATTCGGTGATGTGGGGCTGGGAGCTAGCCTCATTCGCAGCGCGCAAGAGCCGCCCAAGCAGACCTATCATGCGGTGTTCAGTGCTCAGCTGATGATTACTCTGCTGATGGGTAGCTTGGTAATGCTGTTGGCTCCCGTGTTAGCAAGAGCCTATGGACTACCGGCCGAAGGTGCCTGGATCTTTCGGCTGATAGGCCTCAGTTTGCCGTTGGCGGCTATACAGGCTAGCCCACAGGTGCAGCTTGAACGCCGGTTGGCCTTTGATCGTCTGGCTGTGGTTGAAGTTGCGCAAGCTCTGGTTTTCAACGGTGCCGCTGTGACTTTGGCATATATGGGCTGGGGTGCGGTCAGTTTCGCTCTTGCACTTCTGGCTCGTTCGTTTACTGGTGCGCTGTTAGCCATCTGGCTTTCTGCTTATCGGCCACGATGGCGGTGGGATGTTGCGTTGCTACGTCCCCACTTGAAGTTTGGTTTGGCTTATCAGGGTAGTAATGTGTTGGCTGTCGTCAATGCTGCGGTTACGCCCACGCTGATCGTCGCCTTTTTTGGGTTGAACGGGGCTGGAATGGTTGCCTGGGCAACGGGTATTGTTGGTTATCTGCAACAGCCGCTTTTGTTGTTCAACCGTTTGCTGTATCCAACGTTTTCCCGGTTGCAGAACCCTCGCGACCTATCTCACTTTTCTAACGTTGCTTATGTGGCGACCGCTGTAATCTTTTATGGTGTACTCGCTTTGGTCTGGAGTAATACGCCTCAATTCGTGCAGGTAATCTACACCGAAAAGTGGCTGCCAGCGCTACCGCTGCTGTACGGGCTCAGCCTGGCAGCACTGTTCGTTCCCATGTCGATTCCAAACGGAGCTCTGGCAAATGCATTGGGTTTAGCTGGGTTGGTATTCCGAATTAATGTTGCTCGTTCCGTAGGGTTTTGGATTCTGATGTACATAGCGATTCGGCTGACCGACCAGTTATGGGCTTTTGTCATTGTGCAGGCTGTGGCCGAATGGATACACCTGGCGCTTTACCTGCGGTTGAGGCGGGACGTTCCAGGATTGAACGCTCCGGCAAGCCAGGTGCCTGTACTGCTGAGCGCTGCGGTTGCGGTTGTCTGTGGTCGTAGCTTATCGCTGGGGGAACTCGAGGCCCCACAAGCCTTGGCAATAGCGGTATTGTTGTCGGGGTTGGTTTACCTAACGGTGCTTGGTCTGTTGTCGGTCATGTTGGCACGGATGATGCCTACGTCGGTCTACGGCCGCCTGTGGAAATGGGTACGCAGGCGTAAACTGGTGAATGGTGAAGGTTTCTAATGAGTAACGTGTCGGCTCCTGTCCTGTCTGTGGTCATCCTGAACTACAAGAATCCTCGTCTGACCCAACGCTGCGTTGAACAGGCTCTTGACGCAACCCGCGCTGCAGGCGTGCCCAGCGAGATTATTGTGGTGGACAACAGCGGACCGGAAACAGGCGAGACGCTGCGTGCAGTGCTGCGCGATCCGGCTGTCCGCTTGATCCTTAATGAACGCAATGTAGGTTTTGCTGCGGGCAACAATCAGGGGATACAGGTTGCTCGAGGCGAGTACCTGCTGCTGCTGAACAATGATGCCTTCCTCGAGGTACAGGCATTGATCGCAGGCCTAGACTATCTGATTCACCATGATGATACGGCTATCTGGGCTCCAGCTTTGGTCGGTGAGGACGGTTCGTTGCAGACGAGTGCCGCACCGTTGCCTTCGCTGGGACAGTTGGTGGGGGAGTATTGGTGGCTGGGCAAGTGGAAAAAACTGTTGCCCGCTTCCTGGCAGATGCCACTGCAGTCGAACGTTCCCCGGACAGTCCCTTCGGTTATAGGTGCATTTTTCCTGATGCCCAAAAAAGTCATCGAGCAAGTAGGTTTGCTCGATGAGGACTACTTCTTCACGGTAGAGGATGTAGATTATTGCCGAAGGGTTGGGGAACAGAAGCTGCGTATCGTACTGGATCAGCGCCATACCATTGTGCATATCGGCAGTGCTTCCCAGGGCGGCCGGGCATGGTTCCAAGATCCGTACATGCACCAGCACCGTCTGCTCTACTTTCGTAAACACCATCCTCGCTGGCAGCAGGCGGTTGCGTATTGCGTCATTCAAAGTGGGCTGGGTTTGCGAAGGGCCTGGCATCGGTTAAGGACAACATGAACCGTATTTCCGTAGTCATCAATACCTTAAACGAGGAAAAGAATCTTCGGTATGCCCTCGCATCAGTGAGCAGTTGGGTTGACGATATTGTAGTTGTAGACATGCAGAGTGAGGATCGGACAGTTCAGATTGCCCAGGAATACGGAGCGCGAGTTTTTTCTCACGAACGTTTGGGTTTTGCTGATCCTGCGCGC
Coding sequences within:
- the wbaP gene encoding undecaprenyl-phosphate galactose phosphotransferase WbaP, whose product is MSRTSAQLDRPVTRSRAAVQSLPQALTLLGGDVFAALICFGAVNWMQDELNKTPLDLTYSLTWLLIWVMLRAYQGFYPGYGRSPQNELRLHVISTLQMAVVQFAATFAVHDFSSSRLALGLMWLGLLFVALPLRYGVRALLIRAGRFGRAVSIIGAGKTGELTVAYLQQHPDYGLRPVAVYDDDPSRQGQSLLGVPILGPLEQAVLEPLTSHAIISIPGARAERQSQIINSVHSAYPITWATPDFFGVPNQALVPHSIGAHASLEIKNNLRSLRSRLIKRTLDIVLVIIGGVLISPLLLLIVLAIRLDSPGPAVYRARRIGRDGREFFCLKFRSMHRDADAKLRSLLESRPDLRAEFEATHKLKDDPRVTRVGAFLRKTSLDELPQLWNVLVGEMSLVGPRPIVQAEVPKYGNVYRIYKQVRPGMTGYWQANGRSDTSYQERVEMDAFYVTNWTPWLDLILLLQTVRVVLLGKGAY
- a CDS encoding oligosaccharide flippase family protein — its product is MLSLPRQKLIHHVVRGAAALGVRQILVIALNVAGSVLLARLLSPTEYGLFAVVTFVLVFLTAFGDVGLGASLIRSAQEPPKQTYHAVFSAQLMITLLMGSLVMLLAPVLARAYGLPAEGAWIFRLIGLSLPLAAIQASPQVQLERRLAFDRLAVVEVAQALVFNGAAVTLAYMGWGAVSFALALLARSFTGALLAIWLSAYRPRWRWDVALLRPHLKFGLAYQGSNVLAVVNAAVTPTLIVAFFGLNGAGMVAWATGIVGYLQQPLLLFNRLLYPTFSRLQNPRDLSHFSNVAYVATAVIFYGVLALVWSNTPQFVQVIYTEKWLPALPLLYGLSLAALFVPMSIPNGALANALGLAGLVFRINVARSVGFWILMYIAIRLTDQLWAFVIVQAVAEWIHLALYLRLRRDVPGLNAPASQVPVLLSAAVAVVCGRSLSLGELEAPQALAIAVLLSGLVYLTVLGLLSVMLARMMPTSVYGRLWKWVRRRKLVNGEGF
- a CDS encoding glycosyltransferase; this encodes MSAPVLSVVILNYKNPRLTQRCVEQALDATRAAGVPSEIIVVDNSGPETGETLRAVLRDPAVRLILNERNVGFAAGNNQGIQVARGEYLLLLNNDAFLEVQALIAGLDYLIHHDDTAIWAPALVGEDGSLQTSAAPLPSLGQLVGEYWWLGKWKKLLPASWQMPLQSNVPRTVPSVIGAFFLMPKKVIEQVGLLDEDYFFTVEDVDYCRRVGEQKLRIVLDQRHTIVHIGSASQGGRAWFQDPYMHQHRLLYFRKHHPRWQQAVAYCVIQSGLGLRRAWHRLRTT